In Mercurialis annua linkage group LG6, ddMerAnnu1.2, whole genome shotgun sequence, the following are encoded in one genomic region:
- the LOC126687072 gene encoding protein SPIRRIG encodes MKWVSLLKDIRDKVGLTNSPTTATSTTTPTTATGSPSPSSSVSYFNRDSNASLHDFTSSPTRDRHELELDFKRFWEEFRSSSSEKEKEVALNFTIDTFCRLVKHQANVAQLVSMLVETHIFLFVLGRAFVSDIEKLKISNKTRSLDVENVLRFFSEISKDGISPGSNLLTAIEVLVSGPIDKQSLLDSGILCCLIHILNALLNPEVNQRQKVSNSEAPLAFEKDYDDVAQVRRLEVEGSIVHIMKALASHPSAAQSLVEDDSLQLLFQMVATGSLTIFSRYKEGLVPLHSIQLFRHAMQILGLLLVNDNGSTSRYIRKHHLIKVLLMAVKDFDPDSGDSAYTMSIVDLLLECVELSYRSEAGGVRLREDIHNAHGYQFLVQFALVLSSMPQNQDTHSTHSNSSSNQEYTFDGSHAQNDGERRDLRSKDDLSLKPLSPALSRLLDVLVNLSQTGPVESAGSSGGKVSRASHIKASGHSRSRTPSLDRLADENWEKDNTKVKDLEAVQMLQDIFLKANSRQLQAEVLNRMFKIFSSHLENYKLCQQLRTVPLFILNMAGFPPSLQEIILKILEYAVTVVNCIPEQELLSLCCLLQQPITSELKLTILSFFVKLLSFDQQYKKVLREVCVLEVLLDDLKQHKFLLGSDEQSVNPNPSERKSGSRSFKKHLDSKDVIISSPKMIESGLGKFPIFEIEDTIYVAWDCMVSLVKKAEANQASFRSANGVTTILPFLVSNVHRPGVLRVLSCLITEDAAQAHPEELGAVVEVLKSGMVTSSAGHQYKLENDAKCDTMGTLWRVLGANNSAQRVFGEATGFSLLLTTLHSFQGDAGLTDESSLGVHIKVFTYLLRLITAGVCDNAINRTKLHSIILSQTFYDLLSESGLLSVEYEKQVIRLLLELAIEIVLPPTLSSESATAADVVEPESIGSLITALGLFNPDKERVYNAGAVRVLIRSLLLFTPKVQLELLNLIDRLARAGPFNQENLTSVGCVELLLEIILPFLSGTSPLLSYVLKIVEVLGAYRLSASELRLLIRYILQMRSMNSGHNLVDMMERLILMEDMASENVSLAPFVEMDMSKTGHASVQVSLGERSWPPAAGYSFVCWFQFKNFLKSQVKETELSKAGPFKKQSGFSGQHNDRHVLRIFSVGTASNENTFFAELYLRDDGVLTLATSNSSSLSFPGLELEEARWHHLAIVHSKPNALAGLFQASVAYVYLNGKLRHTGKLGYSPSPIGKPLQVIIGTPPSCARAIDLTWKLRSCYLFEEVLTSGCICFMYILGRGYRGLFQDSDLLRFVPNQACGGGSMAILDSLDTDLPLANTQKLESAVKPGDIKSDGSGIVWDLERLGNLSLQLSGKKLIFAFDGTCTEAARASGTFALLNLVDPISAAASPIGGIPRFGRLHGDIYVCRQCVIGDTIRPVGGMSVVLSLVEAAENRNMLHMALTLLACALHQNTQNVRDMQMYRGYHLLALFLRRRMSLFDMQCLEIFFQIAACEASFSEPKKLANLKTTLSPAATMQEAGFENLTLLKFHEETSSSGSHGDMDSFSHISELENADMPVETSNCIVLSNADMVEHVLLDWTLWVIAPVSIQISLLGFLEHLVSMHWYRNHNLTVLRRINLVQHLLVTLQRGDVEVSVLEKLVVLLGVILEDGFLTSELENVVRFVIMTFDPPELKPRHQILREPMGKHVIVRNMLLEMLIDLQVTIKSEELLEQWHKIVSSKLITYFLDEAVHPTSMRWIMTLLGVSLASSPTFALKFRTSGGYQGLMRVLPSFYDSPDIYYILFSLVFGKPVYPRLPEVRMLDFHALIPRDCSHVDLKFVELMESVIAMAKSTFDRLSMQLMVAHQTGSLSQVGASLIAELMEGNADMAGELQGEALMHKTYAARLMGGEASAPAAATSVLRFMVDLAKMCPPFSAICRKPEFLENCIELYFSCIRAAYSVNMSKALSEKTEEKNLNDCDDTSSSQNTFSSLPHEQEQSAKTSISVGSFPQAHASTSSDDTSVPQSYVQDDKEKIKISALNRDMEESARTGLETVQNMDGDIVDQVSAISSSNELNIQNINSTMDSIHLADSQSSASLNILDSPIMSEKSTLRIPFTSSSSPVVALTSWLGGASQNESKSSFQASPSMESSISFSEFDASLDVKLPQGSTAANSSYSVSAKLLLEIDDCGYGGGPCSAGATAMLDFMAEVLSDFVTEQIKAASIIEGILEMVPLYVDAEPLLVFQGLCLSRLVNFVERRLLRDDEEDEKKLDKSRWSSNLDALCWMIVDRVYMGAFPQPAGVLKTLEFLLSMLQLANKDGRIEEAAPAGKSLLSITRGSRQLDAYVHSLLKNTNRMILYCFLPSFLATIGEDDLLSCLGLHIEPKKRLSLNASQDESGIDICTVLHLLVAHRRIIFCPSNLDTDLNCCLCVNLVYLLLDHRRNIQNVAIDIFKYLLVHRRPSLEDLLVSKPNQGQFMDVLHGGFDGLLTGKLSAFFEWLKNSEQIVNKVLEQCAVIMWHQYIAGSAKFPGVRIKVMEGRRKREIGRRSRDIMKLDLRHWEQVTERRYALEVVRDAMSTELRVVRQDKYGWILHAESEWQNILQQLVHERGIFPLRKSAVTEEPEWQLCSIEGPYRMRKKLERCKLRIDTIQNVLSGQFELGDVELSKKHEDGPDASDTDSELFFNLLTDNVEQNGDDHEMYGEFFKQPGDAKGVASAKSGWNDDKASSVNEASLHSALEFGVKSSILSAPASESLHERSDPGSPRHSSSNKLDDVKVLDDKSAKELNDNGDYLIRPYLEPLEKIRFKYNCERVVGLDKHDGIFLIGEFCLYVIENFYIDDSGCICEKDGEDELSVIDQALGVKKDGSIDFQSKSTSSWNTVVKTSVGGRAWAYNGGAWGKEKVCTSGNLPHAWHMWKLNSVHELLKRDYQLRPVAIEIFSMDGCNDLLVFHKKEREEVFKNLVAMNLPRNSMLDTTISGSTKPESNEGSRLFKLMAKSFSKRWQNGEISNFQYLMHLNTLAGRGYSDLTQYPVFPWILADYESETLDFSNPKTFRKLNKPMGCQTPEGEEEFRKRYDSWDDPEVPKFHYGSHYSSAGIVLFYLLRLPPFSSENQKLQGGQFDHADRLFNSIRDTWLSAAGKGNTSDVKELIPEFFYMPEFLANRFNLDLGEKQSGEKVGDVVLPPWAKGSVREFIKKHREALESDYVSENLHHWIDLIFGYKQRGKASEEAVNVFYHYTYEGNVDIDSVTDPAMKASILAQINHFGQTPKQLFLKAHGKRRSDRKLPPHPLKYSPYLVPHEIRKSSSAITQIVTVHEKILLSGINSLLKPKTYTKYVAWGFPDCSLRFLSYDQDKLISTHENLHGGNQIQCTGISHDGQILVTGADDGLVCVWRIGTHGPRVSQQLQLEKALCGHSSKITCLHVSQPYMLIVSGSDDCTVIVWDLSSLVFVRQLPEFPVPVSAIYVNDLSGEIVTAAGILLAVWSINGDCLAVINTSQLPSDSILSVTSCTFSDWQDTNWYVTGHQSGAVKVWQMVHCSNQENGPSKSTANPAAGLNLSDKTPEYRLVLHRVLKSHKHPVTALHLTSDLKQLLSGDSGGHLLSWTLPDEALRASLNQG; translated from the exons CCTATTGACAAACAATCTCTCCTGGATTCTGGGATTTTGTGCTGTCTTATTCATATTTTGAATGCCCTTCTCAATCCTGAAGTTAATCAAAGACAAAAGGTCTCGAACTCTGAAGCGCCTCTGGCTTTTGAAAAAGATTATGATGATGTTGCGCAAGTTCGTCGGCTTGAG GTAGAAGGAAGCATAGTGCATATAATGAAAGCATTGGCAAGCCATCCTTCAGCAGCACAGAGTTTGGTTGAGGATGATTCACTTCAGTTGCTATTTCAGATGGTTGCTACTGGATCTTTAACAATCTTTTCTCGATATAAAGAGGGTCTTGTTCCACTGCACAGCATACAACTTTTTAGGCATGCAATGCAG ATACTTGGTCTTCTTCTGGTCAATGACAATGGGAGCACTTCGAGATATATACGAAAACATCATCTG ATAAAAGTTCTCTTAATGGCAGTTAAAGATTTCGATCCAGATTCTGGAGATTCTGCTTATACTATGAGCATCGTGGATCTGTTGCTTGAATGTGTTGAATTATCATATAGATCTG AAGCTGGTGGTGTCAGGCTTAGAGAAGACATACATAATGCACATGGTTATCAATTCCTTGTTCAGTTTGCATTAGTACTATCTTCCATGCCACAAAATCAAGACACTCATTCTACTCATTCAAACAGTTCCTCTAACCAAGAATATACTTTTGATGGCTCTCATGCACAAAATGATGGAGAGCGAAGAGATTTGAGAAGCAAAGACGATCTCTCACTGAAGCCTTTATCACCTGCATTATCTAGGTTGCTTGATGTTCTTGTTAATCTGTCTCAAACTGGTCCAGTGGAATCTGCAGGGTCATCTGGGggaaaagtttcaagggcttCTCACATCAAGGCTTCTGGCCATAGTAGAAGTCGCACACCGTCTCTTGATCGGCTTGCTGATGAAAATTGGGAGAAGGACAATACCAAAGTTAAAGACCTTGAAGCAGTCCAGATGTTGCAAGACATTTTTCTTAAGGCAAACAGCCGACAACTTCAGGCGGAAGTACTAAATAGAATGTTCAAGATTTTCTCAAGTCACCTTGAAAACTATAAATTGTGTCAGCAGTTACGGACTGTTCCACTTTTTATCCTAAATATGGCTGGTTTTCCGCCTTCCTTACAGGAGATAATCTTGAAGATTCTTGAGTATGCTGTGACCGTTGTGAATTGTATTCCGGAGCAAGAATTGCTGTCTCTTTGTTGCTTATTGCAGCAACCAATAACATCGGAATTGAAGCTGACAATACTCTCTTTTTTTGTGAAGCTTTTATCCTTTGATCAGCAATACAAGAAAGTCCTGCGAGAAGTTTGCGTGCTGGAAGTTCTGTTAGATGATTTGAAGCAGCACAAGTTTCTTTTGGGTTCTGATGAGCAAAGTGTTAATCCTAATCCTTCAGAAAGAAAATCTGGCTCAAGAAGTTTCAAGAAGCACTTAGACAGCAAAGATGTTATTATTTCTTCACCCAAGATGATAGAATCTGGTTTAGGAAAATTCCCCATCTTTGAAATTGAGGACACGATTTATGTTGCATGGGATTGCATGGTCTCCTTAGTGAAGAAAGCTGAAGCTAATCAGGCATCATTTCGTTCAGCTAATGGTGTGACAACTATTCTTCCTTTTCTGGTGTCTAATGTTCATCGTCCTGGGGTACTCCGCGTATTGTCATGTTTAATCACTGAAGATGCTGCACAG GCTCATCCTGAAGAACTAGGGGCAGTTGTTGAAGTTCTCAAAAGTGGAATGGTCACAAGTAGCGCTGGACATCAATATAAACTTGAAAATGATGCAAAATGTGACACGATGGGTACCTTGTGGCGTGTGTTGGGAGCTAACAATTCTGCTCAGAGGGTCTTTGGTGAAGCCACTGGGTTTTCTCTTCTTTTGACCACACTACACAGTTTCCAAGGTGATGCAGGCCTGACGGATGAATCTTCTTTAGGGGTTCATATTAAAGTTTTTACATACTTGTTACGCCTCATTACAGCTGGAGTTTGTGACAATGCTATAAATAGGACAAAGTTGCATTCTATAATATTATCCCAAACATTTTATGATCTGCTATCTGAGTCTGGCTTGCTTTCTGTGGAATATGAAAAGCAAGTCATACGGTTGTTGTTGGAGCTAGCTATTGAAATTGTACTTCCACCAACATTATCATCTGAGAGTGCTACAGCAGCGGATGTGGTTGAACCTGAGTCAATTGGTTCTCTTATAACGGCCCTGGGCCTCTTTAATCCCGATAAGGAACGAGTTTACAATGCTGGTGCTGTTCGAGTTCTCATCCGTTCACTCTTGCTCTTTACTCCCAAGGTTCAGTTAGAATTGCTGAATCTTATTGACAGGCTTGCTCGTGCTGGCCCCTTTAATCAGGAAAACCTTACCTCCGTAG GTTGTGTGGAGCTTCTACTAGAGATCATTCTTCCTTTCCTTTCTGGCACATCTCCATTACTTTCTTATGTGCTGAAGATTGTGGAAGTTCTTGGTGCATATAG GTTGTCAGCATCAGAACTTCGACTGCTTATTAGATACATTCTACAAATGAGGTCGATGAATTCTGGCCATAATCTTGTTGATATGATGGAAAGATTGATTCTCATGGAAGATATGGCCTCAGAAAATGTTTCTTTGGCGCCATTTGTTGAGATGGACATGAGTAAGACTGGTCATGCTTCTGTTCAGGTGTCTCTCGGAGAAAGATCTTGGCCTCCAGCTGCCGGTTATTCATTTGTTTGTTGGTTTCAGTTCAAAAATTTCTTGAAATCACAGGTAAAGGAGACAGAACTTTCCAAAGCTGGCCCATTTAAAAAGCAGAGTGGTTTTAGTGGTCAGCACAATGATCGCCATGTTCTTCGGATATTTTCTGTTGGTACTGCAAGTAATGAAAACACATTCTTTGCTGAGCTTTATCTTCGGGATGATGGCGTTCTAACCCTTGCTACGAGCAACTCTTCCTCCTTGTCATTTCCTGGATTAGAATTGGAAGAAGCAAGGTGGCATCACCTTGCAATTGTTCATAGCAAACCAAATGCTCTTGCTGGTTTGTTTCAAGCTAGTGTTGCTTATGTCTACCTCAATGGAAAGCTCAGGCATACAGGGAAGCTAGGATATTCTCCATCGCCTATCGGCAAACCCCTGCAGGTAATCATCGGGACACCACCTAGTTGTGCAAGAGCCATTGATTTGACATGGAAACTTCGTTCCTGCTATCTATTTGAAGAGGTGCTTACATCAGGGTGTATATGTTTCATGTACATTCTTGGCCGAGGATATAGAGGGCTCTTTCAAGATTCAGATCTTCTTCGTTTTGTCCCTAACCAGGCTTGTGGTGGTGGAAGCATGGCCATCTTAGATTCATTAGATACTGATTTACCCTTGGCAAACACTCAAAAGCTTGAAAGTGCTGTAAAGCCCGGAGATATCAAGTCCGACGGCAGTGGCATTGTTTGGGATTTGGAGAGGCTAGGAAACCTTTCATTGCAGCTCTCTGGAAAGAAACTTATATTTGCATTTGATGGAACTTGCACTGAAGCTGCTCGAGCATCTGGGACATTTGCACTACTCAATCTGGTTGATCCCATATCAGCAGCGGCTTCTCCTATTGGTG GTATACCACGATTTGGACGTCTACATGGGGATATATATGTTTGTAGGCAGTGCGTGATTGGAGATACAATCCGTCCTGTTGGTGGGATGTCTGTTGTCCTGTCCCTTGTTGAGGCTGCTGAAAACAGGAATATGCTTCATATGGCGTTGACGTTACTGGCCTGTGCCCTTCATCAAAATACCCAGAATGTTAGAGACATGCAAATGTATCGGGGATACCATTTGCTGGCTCTATTTCTGCGTCGTAGAATGTCACTGTTTGACATGCAATGTCTTGAGATATTTTTCCAAATTGCTGCATGCGAGGCTTCATTTTCTGAACCAAAAAAGTTGGCAAATTTAAAAACTACCTTGTCGCCTGCTGCAACTATGCAGGAAGCTGGTTTTGAGAATCTTACTTTGTTAAAGTTTCATGAAGAAACTTCTTCATCAGGATCTCATGGAGATATGGATTCATTTAGTCATATTTCAGAGCTGGAAAATGCTGATATGCCAGTTGAAACGTCAAACTGTATAGTCTTGTCAAATGCAGATATGGTTGAGCATGTCTTGTTGGATTGGACATTGTGGGTGATCGCTCCTGTCTCAATTCAAATTTCCCTTTTGGGATTTCTTGAGCATTTAGTGTCTATGCATTGGTATAGGAATCATAACCTCACAGTTTTACGGAGAATTAACTTAGTTCAACATTTACTTGTGACTCTACAGCGTGGTGATGTTGAAGTTTCAGTTTTGGAGAAGTTGGTTGTTTTGCTAGGGGTAATTCTGGAAGACGGGTTTCTAACATCTGAACTTGAAAATGTGGTTAGATTTGTGATTATGACATTTGATCCTCCTGAACTAAAACCACGACATCAAATACTGAGAGAGCCCATGGGTAAGCATGTAATCGTAAGGAATATGTTGCTGGAGATGCTTATAGATCTTCAAGTAACCATCAAATCAGAGGAGTTGCTAGAGCAGTGGCATAAGATTGTGTCATCAAAATTGATTACATATTTTCTTGATGAAGCTGTCCACCCTACTAGTATGAGATGGATCATGACTCTTCTTGGTGTTAGTCTTGCTTCTTCTCCTACATTTGCACTTAAATTTCGTACAAGTGGTGGTTATCAGGGTTTGATGAGGGTGCTTCCAAGTTTCTATGATTCTCcagatatatattatattttattttcgttGGTATTTGGAAAGCCTGTTTATCCTAGATTGCCGGAGGTTCGCATGCTTGATTTTCATGCACTTATACCCAGGGACTGTAGTCATGTTGATTTGAAATTTGTGGAACTTATGGAATCTGTGATTGCAATGGCGAAATCTACATTTGATAGGTTGAGCATGCAGTTAATGGTTGCTCATCAAACTGGAAGTCTTTCCCAGGTTGGTGCGAGCCTTATTGCAGAGCTCATGGAGGGGAATGCGGACATGGCTGGTGAGCTTCAGGGTGAAGCTCTGATGCATAAGACTTATGCAGCACGCTTAATGGGCGGTGAGGCATCAGCTCCTGCTGCAGCAACCTCAGTCCTAAGATTTATGGTTGATCTAGCAAAGATGTGTCCTCCTTTTTCCGCTATTTGCAGAAAGCCGGAATTTCTCGAGAATTGCattgaactttatttttcttgtatTAG GGCAGCTTATTCAGTGAATATGTCAAAGGCACTCTCTGAGAAAACAGAAGAGAAGAATTTGAATGATTGCGATGACACTAGTAGTTCTCAAAATACATTCTCAAGTTTGCCGCATGAACAAGAACAATCTGCCAAGACCTCCATCAGTGTTGGAAGCTTCCCGCAGGCACATGCGAGTACAAGTTCTGATGACACATCTGTGCCCCAAAGTTATGTACAGGACGATAAAGAGAAGATTAAGATCAGTGCTCTTAATCGGGATATGGAAGAATCAGCTCGCACAGGTCTTGAAACTGTTCAAAACATGGATGGGGATATTGTTGACCAGGTGTCTGCCATCTCTAGTTCAAATGAATTAAACATCCAAAATATTAACAGTACAATGGATTCTATTCATCTGGCAGACAGCCAGAGTTCGGCATCTCTCAACATATTAGATTCTCCCATTATGTCCGAGAAGTCAACTTTAAGAATCCCGTTTACATCCTCTTCATCTCCTGTGGTTGCACTAACATCCTGGCTTGGAGGTGCAAGTCAGAATGAATCTAAATCTTCCTTTCAAGCTAGTCCTTCCATGGAGTCCTCTATTTCTTTCAGCGAATTTGATGCATCTCTAGATGTCAAGTTGCCCCAAGGGTCAACTGCTGCAAACTCGTCTTACTCTGTCAGCGCAAAGTTACTCCTTGAAATTGATGACTGTGGTTATGGGGGTGGTCCATGTTCTGCAGGAGCTACTGCTATGTTAGATTTTATGGCAGAAGTGCTTTCTGATTTTGTAACAGAGCAAATAAAAGCAGCTTCGATTATTGAGGGCATCCTAGAAATGGTTCCTTTATATGTTGATGCTGAACCACTATTAGTTTTTCAGGGCTTGTGTCTTAGCAGGCTTGTGAACTTTGTGGAAAGACGTCTTCTGCGTGACGATGAGGAAGATGAGAAGAAGTTAGACAAAAGTAGATGGTCATCAAACTTAGATGCATTATGCTGGATGATAGTGGACCGTGTTTACATGGGTGCTTTTCCTCAACCTGCTGGGGTGCTGAAAACTTTGGAGTTCTTGTTGTCAATGTTGCAATTGGCAAATAAAGATGGTCGAATTGAAGAGGCGGCTCCAGCAGGAAAGAGTCTCCTATCTATAACCAGGGGAAGTAGGCAGCTTGATGCTTATGTTCATTCACTTCTTAAAAACACTAATCGCATGATATTGTACTGTTTTTTGCCATCTTTCCTGGCCACCATTGGAGAAGATGATCTCCTTTCATGCTTAGGTTTGCATATTGAACCCAAGAAGAGGTTGTCCCTTAATGCATCACAAGATGAGTCAGGAATTGATATTTGCACTGTTTTGCACTTATTGGTTGCTCACAGGCGAATTATATTCTGTCCCAGCAATCTTGATACTGATTTGAATTGCTGCCTTTGTGTAAATCTAGTTTATCTTCTCCTTGACCACAGACGAAATATTCAAAATGTGGCAATTGATATTTTCAAGTATCTACTGGTGCATCGCAGGCCCTCACTAGAAGACCTTCTTGTAAGCAAACCAAATCAAGGACAGTTTATGGATGTACTACATGGTGGTTTCGATGGACTATTGACTGGCAAATTATCCGCATTCTTCGAGTGGCTTAAGAATTCTGAACAGATAGTGAACAAAGTATTGGAGCAGTGTGCAGTGATTATGTGGCACCAATATATTGCTGGATCGGCAAAATTTCCAGGGGTGAGAATAAAAGTTATGGAGGGTCGTCGTAAGAGGGAAATAGGAAGAAGATCACGGGACATTATGAAGCTAGACCTACGGCATTGGGAGCAGGTAACTGAACGTAGATATGCATTGGAAGTTGTTCGTGATGCAATGTCTACTGAGTTGAGAGTTGTCCGCCAAGATAAATATGGTTGGATTCTCCACGCTGAAAGTGAGTGGCAAAATATTCTTCAACAACTTGTACATGAACGGGGAATATTCCCATTGCGTAAATCTGCTGTAACTGAAGAACCCGAATGGCAGCTTTGTTCCATTGAAGGTCCTTACAGGATGCGCAAAAAGCTGGAGCGCTGCAAATTGAGGATTGATACCATCCAAAATGTTCTCAGTGGGCAGTTTGAATTAGGAGATGTGGAGCTATCAAAAAAACACGAGGATGGCCCTGATGCATCTGATACCGACTCTGAATTGTTTTTCAACCTTTTGACCGACAATGTTGAGCAGAATGGTGATGATCATGAGATGTATGGCGAGTTTTTTAAACAACCAGGTGATGCTAAAGGTGTAGCTTCTGCTAAGAGTGGATGGAATGATGATAAAGCTAGCAGTGTTAATGAAGCGAGTCTTCACTCTGCTCTAGAGTTTGGTGTCAAGTCTAGTATATTGTCTGCCCCAGCATCGGAGAGCCTGCATGAAAGATCTGACCCAGGATCTCCAAGACATTCATCTTCAAATAAACTTGATGATGTCAAAGTCTTGGATGATAAATCAGCTAAAGAGCTGAATGATAATGGTGACTATCTGATTAGACCATACTTGGAACCTCTTGAAAAAATACGTTTCAAATATAACTGTGAGCGAGTTGTGGGTCTGGACAAACATGATGGTATATTTTTGATAGGAGAATTTTGTTTGTATGTAATTGAGAACTTTTACATTGATGATTCTGGGTGCATTTGTGAAAAGGATGGGGAGGATGAACTCTCTGTTATTGATCAGGCTTTAGGTGTAAAGAAGGATGGCAGCATTGATTTCCAGTCCAAGTCAACTTCATCCTGGAACACAGTGGTAAAGACATCTGTTGGGGGGAGAGCCTGGGCCTATAATGGTGGTGCATGGGGCAAAGAGAAAGTGTGTACTAGTGGTAATTTACCTCATGCCTGGCACATGTGGAAACTTAATAGTGTCCATGAGCTTTTGAAACGTGATTACCAGCTCCGTCCTGTGGCTATTGAGATATTTAGCATGGATGGATGTAATGATCTTCTGGTATTCcataaaaaagagagagaagaggTGTTCAAAAATCTGGTTGCGATGAATCTTCCCAGGAATAGCAT GTTGGACACTACAATTTCAGGATCAACTAAACCAGAAAGCAACGAGGGCAGTCGTCTATTCAAGTTAATGGCTAAATCCTTCTCAAAAAGGTGGCAGAATGGAGAAATTAGCAATTTTCAATACCTCATGCATCTAAACACATTGGCTGGGCGTGGGTACAGTGATCTGACACAATATCCAGTGTTTCCATGGATTTTAGCAGATTATGAGAGTGAAACTTTGGACTTCTCCAACCCCAAAACATTTCGTAAGTTAAACAAACCAATGGGCTGTCAGACTCCTGAGGGTGAAGAGGAATTTAGGAAAAG ATATGACAGTTGGGATGATCCAGAAGTTCCAAAATTTCATTATGGTTCTCATTATTCCAGTGCTGGAATTGTTCTCTTTTATCTTCTCCGGCTACCACCATTTAGCTCAGAGAATCAGAAACTTCAGGGTGGGCAATTTGATCATGCTGATCGTCTGTTCAATAGTATTAGAGACACTTGGTTAAGTGCAGCAGGGAAGGGCAACACCTCTGATGTGAAGGAATTGATTCCTGAGTTTTTCTACATGCCAGAATTTCTTGCAAATAGGTTCAACCTTGATTTGGGAGAGAAACAATCAGGAGAGAAG GTTGGTGATGTTGTCTTGCCTCCTTGGGCCAAAGGAAGTGTCAGGGAATTTATTAAGAAACACAGAGAAGCCTTGGAGTCTGATTATGTTTCAGAAAATCTGCATCACTGGATAGATCTCATATTTGGGTATAAACAGAGAGGGAAG GCTTCTGAAGAGGCTGTGAACGTCTTCTATCATTATACGTATGAGGGGAATGTGGACATAGACTCGGTAACAGATCCTGCAATGAAAGCCTCCATTCTGGCACAAATCAATCACTTTGGACAGACACCCAAGCAGCTGTTTCTCAAAGCCCATGGCAAAAGGCGGTCTGACAGAAAGCTTCCCCCTCATCCTCTCAAGTATTCCCCTTATCTTGTTCCACATGAAATACGGAAGAGCTCTTCTGCCATAACTCAGATTGTCACTGTCCATGAGAAAATTCTTCTGTCTGGAATAAACAGTTTGCTCAAGCCTAAAACATATACCAAATATGTAGCGTGGGGTTTCCCAGATTGTAGCTTGAGATTTTTGAGCTATGACCAAGACAAACTCATCTCGACACATGAGAATCTTCATGGAGGCAATCAGATTCAATGTACTGGAATTAGTCATGATGGTCAAATATTGGTCACAGGTGCTGATGATGGGTTGGTTTGTGTTTGGAGAATAGGCACACACGGGCCTCGTGTCTCGCAGCAACTACAGTTGGAGAAGGCTTTATGCGGTCATTCTAGCAAAATTACATGCCTTCATGTTAGTCAGCCTTACATGCTGATTGTGAGCGGATCTGATGACTGTACGGTTATTGTATGGGACCTCAGTTCGTTGGTTTTCGTCAGACAGTTGCCGGAGTTTCCAGTTCCTGTTTCCGCAATTTATGTAAACGACTTAAGTGGGGAGATTGTGACGGCAGCTGGTATTTTACTTGCTGTTTGGAGCATCAACGGAGATTGCTTGGCCGTGATTAATACATCTCAACTGCCATCTGATTCTATTCTCTCGGTGACGAGCTGTACATTTTCGGATTGGCAGGACACAAACTGGTACGTGACAGGCCACCAAAGTGGCGCCGTTAAGGTATGGCAAATGGTTCACTGCTCTAACCAAGAAAACGGCCCAAGTAAATCAACTGCCAATCCGGCAGCTGGCCTAAATTTAAGCGACAAGACACCAGAGTACAGGTTAGTTCTCCATAGGGTGTTGAAATCTCATAAGCACCCCGTAACGGCTCTTCACCTCACGAGTGACCTGAAGCAGTTGTTGAGTGGCGATTCCGGTGGACATTTGCTATCTTGGACCCTACCGGATGAGGCCTTAAGAGCTTCCTTGAACCAGGGGTGA